From a region of the Pradoshia eiseniae genome:
- the cwlD gene encoding N-acetylmuramoyl-L-alanine amidase CwlD — MNLRKKLIVTGFLLGVACLFLLMTFKMNQNASFQAWNLPLSGKIIIIDPGHGGIDGGAAFKGVIEKNVTLPISVKLRDYLQEQGALVLMTREDDADLADERAGTVRERKRTDLVNRTKFINESQADMFISVHANAFPQSNSKGAQTFYSPAFKENKRAAKLIQAELIRNLKNTTRKAKPLENVYLVKYAKKPGVLVEVGFLSNDQERMNLQNEVYQDDVALSIYTGVIRYFLKEDVAD, encoded by the coding sequence ATGAACTTACGGAAGAAGCTGATTGTAACTGGATTTCTATTAGGTGTGGCCTGTCTTTTTTTGTTGATGACCTTTAAGATGAATCAGAATGCTTCTTTTCAGGCGTGGAATCTCCCGCTTTCAGGCAAAATCATTATCATTGATCCTGGACATGGGGGGATTGATGGCGGGGCGGCCTTTAAGGGAGTTATTGAGAAGAATGTGACACTCCCGATATCAGTAAAGCTCAGGGATTATTTGCAGGAGCAGGGTGCGCTGGTTCTGATGACGAGAGAAGATGATGCAGACCTTGCTGATGAGAGAGCGGGGACGGTGAGGGAGAGGAAGAGGACGGATTTAGTTAATCGGACAAAGTTCATCAATGAGTCTCAGGCGGATATGTTCATTAGTGTTCATGCTAATGCCTTCCCGCAAAGTAATTCTAAGGGTGCTCAAACTTTCTATTCGCCCGCATTTAAAGAAAACAAACGAGCGGCCAAGCTAATTCAAGCTGAGTTAATCAGGAATCTGAAAAACACGACAAGGAAGGCTAAGCCTCTTGAGAATGTGTACTTAGTTAAATATGCCAAAAAGCCCGGGGTGCTTGTCGAGGTAGGCTTTTTGTCAAATGACCAAGAGCGGATGAACCTTCAGAACGAAGTCTATCAGGATGATGTCGCACTCTCAATCTATACGGGTGTTATTCGCTATTTTTTGAAGGAAGACGTGGCGGATTGA